From Fibrobacter sp., a single genomic window includes:
- a CDS encoding amidohydrolase gives MGKILLKSVLMQNAGESPARKDVLIDGNVFSKIVDVSTPEMANGAEIIDCKNLALVPAFYNGHTHAAMSLLRGYADDMELSKWLNEYIWPFEAKLTDRDIEIGSRLAVLEMIKSGTVFFSDMYWHREQTMKVVEEMGIRASIGVTISDVLVSPEGLKANFDFLAKHTGESERVKLAVMPHSIYIVSEQYLRRSMEMAEKENYPLHIHLSETEKEVRDCFEQHGCTPVEYLQRLGCLNSRVQAAHCVHFSEKDMDVFAQSGASAILNPNSNLKLSSGIPSIVKMMDRRIPLGLGTDGDSSNNNLDMHEEMKLAALLAKVQGEAETLPASEALKMASVNVAQVNGIDAGVIAEGKLADGILVRLDNERMVPCFDLISNWVYSADSRCIDSVLCNGRFVMRGGHVDGEEDIQKEASACAARLAGKQNVYPF, from the coding sequence ATGGGAAAAATTCTTCTCAAGTCCGTATTGATGCAAAATGCAGGCGAATCACCTGCCCGCAAGGATGTTTTGATTGACGGGAATGTTTTCTCCAAGATTGTGGATGTATCTACGCCCGAAATGGCGAATGGCGCTGAAATCATCGACTGCAAGAACTTAGCCCTGGTGCCCGCTTTTTACAACGGCCACACCCATGCGGCCATGAGCCTTTTGCGGGGTTACGCCGACGATATGGAACTTTCCAAGTGGCTGAACGAGTACATTTGGCCCTTCGAGGCGAAGCTTACGGACAGGGACATCGAAATCGGGAGCCGCCTTGCAGTGCTGGAGATGATCAAGTCCGGCACGGTATTCTTTTCGGACATGTACTGGCACCGTGAACAGACCATGAAGGTTGTAGAAGAGATGGGAATCCGGGCAAGCATCGGTGTCACCATTTCCGACGTGTTGGTTTCTCCAGAAGGCCTCAAGGCGAATTTTGATTTTTTGGCAAAGCATACCGGCGAATCGGAACGGGTAAAGCTTGCCGTAATGCCCCATTCCATCTACATCGTAAGCGAACAATACCTGCGGCGCAGCATGGAAATGGCCGAAAAGGAAAACTACCCGCTACATATCCATTTGTCCGAAACGGAGAAAGAAGTCCGGGATTGCTTTGAACAGCACGGCTGCACTCCCGTAGAATACTTGCAACGGCTCGGATGCCTGAACAGTCGCGTGCAGGCGGCCCATTGCGTCCATTTTTCTGAAAAGGACATGGATGTCTTTGCCCAGTCCGGAGCGTCGGCTATATTGAACCCCAATTCGAACCTGAAGCTTTCTAGCGGCATTCCTTCCATTGTCAAGATGATGGATCGACGAATTCCCCTAGGTCTTGGTACGGACGGAGATTCCTCCAACAACAACCTGGACATGCACGAAGAGATGAAGCTTGCCGCTCTCCTGGCGAAAGTCCAGGGCGAGGCAGAAACGCTCCCTGCTTCGGAAGCCCTGAAGATGGCGAGCGTCAACGTGGCCCAGGTAAACGGCATTGACGCAGGGGTTATCGCCGAAGGCAAGCTCGCCGATGGAATATTGGTCCGGCTCGACAACGAACGGATGGTGCCCTGTTTTGACCTGATCAGCAACTGGGTCTATTCGGCGGACTCCAGATGTATTGATTCCGTGCTATGCAACGGACGATTCGTGATGCGTGGCGGCCATGTAGACGGCGAAGAAGATATACAGAAAGAAGCAAGTGCCTGTGCCGCACGCCTCGCCGGAAAACAAAACGTATACCCGTTTTAG
- a CDS encoding calcium/sodium antiporter, translating to MLLPVVAVLVGLSFLVWSADKFVDGAVGVAKFMGMSTLLIGMVVVGFGTSAPEMVVSALSAAQHNPELALGNAYGSNIANIALILGFTAVIRPVAVKKIALKRDLPILLAVSAFSMFLVSNLSVSRMDGVILLAVFAMAMVINIASEIHEKKTQSEVEVEESNETSVPLWKSLFWLLFGLALLVASSRLLVWGAVEIARTLGVSDLLIGLTIVAVGTSLPELASSIVAARKGESDLALGNIVGSNLFNTLMVVGIAAVIDPMDAVSPGILYRDMPLMTLLTVLLLLFGLPVRKVNGVRTGRINRIEGAVFLAFYASYLVYLILEATGSL from the coding sequence ATGCTCCTTCCTGTAGTTGCTGTTCTTGTAGGTCTTTCGTTCCTGGTCTGGAGCGCAGACAAGTTTGTTGACGGTGCCGTGGGTGTCGCCAAGTTCATGGGCATGTCTACCCTTCTCATTGGCATGGTGGTGGTTGGCTTCGGAACCTCCGCCCCGGAGATGGTGGTGTCAGCCCTTTCGGCCGCACAGCACAATCCAGAACTTGCCCTGGGCAACGCCTACGGAAGCAACATCGCGAACATAGCCCTGATCTTGGGCTTTACAGCGGTGATTCGTCCGGTGGCTGTTAAGAAAATCGCCCTCAAGCGGGATTTGCCCATTTTACTGGCGGTTTCGGCTTTCTCCATGTTTTTGGTGTCTAATTTGTCCGTGTCCAGGATGGACGGCGTTATCCTGCTTGCCGTTTTCGCCATGGCCATGGTCATTAATATCGCAAGCGAAATACACGAGAAAAAAACGCAGTCAGAAGTCGAGGTAGAAGAATCGAACGAAACTTCTGTTCCTCTGTGGAAATCCCTTTTCTGGCTTCTGTTCGGCCTTGCCCTGCTGGTGGCAAGTTCACGCCTGCTGGTCTGGGGAGCGGTTGAAATTGCCCGTACCTTGGGCGTAAGCGACCTGTTGATTGGCCTTACCATCGTTGCCGTAGGCACGTCGCTTCCTGAACTGGCAAGTTCCATTGTTGCAGCCCGCAAGGGCGAATCCGATCTCGCCTTAGGAAACATCGTAGGATCCAACCTGTTCAACACCTTGATGGTGGTGGGTATTGCAGCCGTCATCGACCCCATGGATGCCGTGTCGCCCGGGATTTTGTATCGAGACATGCCCCTGATGACGCTCCTTACGGTTCTGCTGCTCCTGTTTGGGCTTCCTGTCCGCAAGGTGAACGGCGTCCGTACCGGGCGCATCAACCGCATTGAAGGTGCTGTCTTCTTGGCGTTCTACGCTTCGTACTTGGTATACCTGATTCTGGAAGCTACGGGAAGTCTTTAG
- a CDS encoding stress response translation initiation inhibitor YciH (involved in start site selection during the initiation of translation), with product MSIEDRSTLVFASGIGRVKEEKPKAERPQGDGVVRIQLKRLGGGKMASVVTGIPLDEDDLKELARTLKQKCGVGGSVKDFNIEIQGDKRNILKAELEKKGYTVKLAGG from the coding sequence ATGTCGATAGAAGATAGGTCCACGCTGGTCTTTGCAAGCGGTATCGGCCGCGTCAAGGAAGAAAAGCCCAAGGCAGAACGCCCTCAGGGCGACGGCGTGGTGCGTATCCAGCTCAAGCGGCTAGGTGGCGGCAAGATGGCAAGTGTCGTGACCGGCATCCCCCTGGACGAAGACGACCTGAAGGAACTGGCCCGCACCCTCAAGCAGAAATGCGGGGTAGGCGGCTCGGTGAAGGATTTCAACATCGAAATCCAGGGCGACAAGCGGAATATTCTAAAGGCCGAACTGGAAAAGAAGGGCTATACGGTGAAGCTCGCTGGAGGATGA
- a CDS encoding choice-of-anchor I family protein, which translates to MKRVLLIAMVLASTVAAQVFQKGNVLSPVATLQMAAPEISAYMPEKKMLFVVGGDKLIEMVSFADEKNPMVESRLQLDGPATSVTVYGDLVAVSITAEPDHGLGQVQLFRYAEGLIPVASAQRLCHLPDMVTFTPDGSRILVACEGSPSADYNEDPEGGVAILSVEHGASLNDYKLAPKVLDFKGLDSLALRKKGVRSPGLQGFVRSLEPEYITVSKDSKWAWVSLQENNAMAKVDIAAEKIVDVFPLGYVDHSRPGFGLDVKKDEKVKIKNYPIRGLRQPDGVASFAVGGKTLVLTANEGASVNDYKAWTDEGTVTDLLADERLDRTVFNDDVAPHLKKFTVSLLERCDQQGPDEVPGGKCPYVYGFGTRSVSLFDGETGRLLWDSGEELERAFGKLAPDYFNWNSKKDKVKMDSRSPKKGCEPENVTVGEVNGKRYAFVGLERSSGIAVFDLTGVDAAARTAPKLVDLYFDPKDRGPEGLLFIPADKSPIYGQALLVVGYEFSKTLTVYRVR; encoded by the coding sequence ATGAAACGGGTCCTGCTGATAGCGATGGTTCTTGCCTCTACGGTGGCGGCACAGGTTTTCCAGAAGGGGAACGTGCTTTCGCCTGTGGCGACCCTGCAGATGGCCGCTCCCGAAATTTCCGCCTACATGCCCGAAAAAAAGATGCTCTTTGTGGTGGGCGGCGATAAACTCATAGAAATGGTGAGCTTTGCCGACGAGAAGAACCCCATGGTGGAGAGCCGCCTGCAGCTGGACGGCCCCGCCACCAGCGTGACGGTGTACGGTGACCTGGTGGCTGTTTCCATAACGGCAGAACCCGACCATGGCCTTGGACAAGTGCAACTGTTCCGCTATGCCGAGGGACTGATTCCCGTGGCATCAGCCCAAAGGCTCTGCCACCTGCCCGACATGGTGACCTTTACCCCCGACGGTAGCAGGATTCTCGTGGCCTGCGAAGGTTCGCCCAGCGCGGACTATAACGAAGATCCCGAAGGTGGCGTGGCCATCCTTTCCGTTGAACACGGTGCAAGCCTCAACGATTACAAGCTGGCGCCAAAGGTTCTGGATTTTAAGGGGCTGGATTCTCTTGCGCTACGCAAGAAGGGTGTGCGCAGCCCCGGCCTGCAGGGGTTTGTGCGGTCCCTGGAACCCGAGTACATCACGGTTTCCAAGGATTCCAAGTGGGCCTGGGTGAGCCTGCAAGAAAACAATGCCATGGCGAAGGTAGATATTGCCGCCGAGAAGATTGTGGATGTTTTCCCGCTGGGCTATGTGGACCATTCCAGGCCGGGTTTCGGACTGGATGTCAAGAAAGACGAGAAGGTCAAAATCAAGAACTATCCTATCCGCGGGCTCAGACAACCCGACGGCGTGGCCTCTTTTGCCGTAGGCGGCAAGACCCTGGTGCTCACCGCCAACGAGGGCGCCTCCGTGAATGATTACAAGGCCTGGACCGACGAAGGGACGGTCACTGATCTGCTGGCCGACGAACGCCTGGACCGCACCGTCTTTAACGACGACGTGGCCCCGCACCTGAAAAAGTTCACGGTAAGCCTGCTGGAACGTTGCGACCAGCAAGGGCCCGACGAAGTTCCCGGCGGCAAGTGCCCCTACGTTTACGGTTTCGGCACCCGCTCCGTCAGTCTGTTCGACGGCGAGACCGGCAGGCTCCTGTGGGACAGCGGCGAAGAACTGGAACGGGCCTTCGGAAAACTCGCTCCCGACTATTTCAACTGGAATTCCAAGAAGGACAAGGTCAAGATGGATAGCCGTAGCCCCAAGAAAGGCTGCGAGCCGGAAAACGTGACGGTGGGCGAGGTGAACGGCAAGCGTTACGCCTTCGTGGGGCTGGAACGCTCCAGCGGCATTGCTGTCTTTGACCTCACAGGAGTCGATGCGGCTGCACGAACCGCCCCTAAACTGGTGGACCTTTACTTTGACCCCAAGGACCGCGGCCCCGAAGGCCTGCTGTTTATTCCGGCCGACAAGAGCCCTATTTACGGCCAGGCCCTGCTTGTCGTAGGCTATGAATTCAGCAAGACCCTGACGGTGTACCGGGTAAGATAA
- a CDS encoding endo-1,4-beta-xylanase, with protein sequence MFKTFKNVSVAVCALSAFALAQNVLDNGDLAYGDGGWYIWNNPDGPAKYEGKLGEKGLGVDGSEGVKVTVTELPNPSWGLQLQPPKWLADSTYYTLTFKAKGNMPINAIVQGGPPDYRQKESASFLLTNEWKTYSMVFLADQKGYGLNNVTFHVGLAKGWMQMDDVTIEEVEGLDDMSWYNGSAARIDSLRKKDFTLKAAPGAQVKVELMRHAFPFGTALALNASKDSIETWYRKTANKYFWYGVPENQFKWPEYEPKKGKIRRDEFKQYLDYVDAYKWGFRAHTLIWGHQGYGYDKHFGNQGSCKEIAGKIKDRITRDVSEYKGRIKEYDVWNEAFHEPYIFNKCGWDLLDSAHVWAHRADPDARLFINEYNVVSAGETERFYDLVKGMLDRKVPVHGIGVQCHFGDRQLNPAFIKARLDRLGSLGLPIKITELDFGDWQKGMYFGEEEQAKRYEMILRIAFSHPAVEGILLWGFWDGRHWVKNGGIVAMDGREKPAGKLIYDLWHKVWTTNGTFKADADGNVKFRGYPGKYKVTVNGKSEMVELK encoded by the coding sequence ATGTTTAAGACCTTCAAGAATGTGAGTGTGGCGGTTTGCGCCCTGTCGGCTTTCGCCCTGGCCCAGAATGTGCTGGACAACGGCGACCTGGCCTACGGCGACGGTGGCTGGTATATCTGGAACAACCCCGATGGCCCTGCCAAGTACGAGGGCAAGCTGGGCGAGAAAGGCCTTGGCGTAGATGGCAGCGAAGGCGTGAAGGTCACGGTGACCGAGCTTCCGAACCCCAGTTGGGGCCTGCAGTTGCAGCCGCCCAAGTGGCTTGCCGATTCCACCTACTATACTCTTACCTTCAAGGCCAAGGGTAACATGCCCATCAACGCCATTGTGCAGGGCGGCCCTCCGGACTACCGTCAAAAGGAAAGTGCCTCTTTCTTGCTTACCAACGAATGGAAGACCTATTCCATGGTTTTCCTTGCCGACCAGAAAGGTTACGGCCTGAACAACGTCACTTTCCACGTGGGGCTTGCCAAGGGCTGGATGCAGATGGACGACGTGACCATCGAGGAGGTGGAAGGCCTGGATGACATGAGCTGGTACAACGGTTCTGCCGCCCGTATCGACAGCCTCCGCAAAAAAGATTTTACCCTCAAGGCGGCTCCCGGTGCGCAGGTAAAGGTGGAACTCATGCGTCATGCTTTCCCCTTCGGTACGGCACTTGCGTTGAATGCCAGCAAGGACAGTATCGAGACCTGGTACCGTAAGACCGCCAACAAGTATTTCTGGTATGGCGTTCCCGAGAACCAGTTCAAGTGGCCGGAATACGAGCCCAAGAAAGGGAAGATCCGCCGCGACGAATTCAAGCAGTACCTGGACTACGTGGACGCCTACAAGTGGGGCTTCCGCGCCCACACGCTTATCTGGGGACATCAGGGTTACGGCTATGACAAGCACTTTGGCAACCAGGGCAGCTGCAAGGAAATCGCGGGCAAGATCAAGGACCGCATCACCCGCGACGTTTCGGAATACAAGGGCCGCATCAAGGAATACGACGTGTGGAACGAGGCTTTCCACGAACCCTACATCTTTAACAAGTGCGGCTGGGACCTGCTGGACAGTGCTCACGTGTGGGCCCACCGTGCCGACCCCGATGCTAGACTGTTCATCAACGAATACAACGTGGTGTCCGCCGGCGAAACGGAACGCTTCTACGATTTGGTCAAGGGAATGCTGGACCGGAAAGTCCCCGTGCACGGTATCGGCGTGCAGTGCCACTTTGGCGACCGCCAGCTGAATCCGGCCTTTATCAAGGCCCGCCTGGATAGGCTTGGTTCTCTGGGGCTCCCCATCAAGATTACGGAGCTGGACTTTGGCGACTGGCAGAAAGGCATGTATTTTGGCGAAGAGGAACAGGCCAAGCGCTACGAGATGATTCTGCGCATCGCCTTCAGCCACCCGGCGGTAGAAGGCATTTTGCTGTGGGGCTTCTGGGATGGCCGCCACTGGGTCAAGAACGGCGGTATCGTGGCCATGGATGGTCGCGAAAAGCCTGCCGGCAAGCTGATTTACGACCTGTGGCACAAGGTATGGACCACCAACGGCACGTTCAAGGCTGACGCTGATGGCAACGTGAAGTTCCGCGGTTACCCCGGCAAGTACAAGGTGACGGTCAACGGCAAGAGTGAAATGGTGGAATTGAAATAA
- a CDS encoding DEAD/DEAH box helicase: MTYNDLALAEEESKLTAALKESRDLLIEAPTGSGKSLFIPYFLSKHCKGRVVVLQPRRIAALALAQFSAKLHGEPCGKTVGYQFRQESCKSADTRILFQTYGNFLQELLHGKLDADWVVFDEYHERKADMDLLFGYFMNRRSPVKPGMTATRVAVMSAALNRDELEAVLGVKCLSLGHPLYPVQIINQTPATGTSLVSGVGLDAEVVRALKTLYRNGIWQTTLVFLPGKAEIARCHSAAAETLGNNCAEFLELYGGQDRETQDRIFEVTERPRVIFTTNIAETSITVPNVTGVVDSGIERVSLYDDSEKVNVLRTLPISMQNAIQRSGRSGRTQNGCAIRLWSEESEKRMPRGIVPEVLQIEPSELILQKAALELDERRETRDERIAGIELPTPIPEAREKTATAMLHNFGMLQDGAITELGLRAIRTPVSSIPLALLLASARSKAELPDLLLAALAWIHSGTEFLQKSKVAYDVMTLAADTLSKAVNVPREVSFTLRQLREYRESLGKEIPACAGMTAPKERGVAGPATEAPLEGVADAASGRSEGETSPTPIKKFVAQRLLKAFPDRLATPSGSAYKLSNQNIIRLQVAEPPYAILALSMLRAGGGSKSELKVNLYAAIGKELLESDDTKTRYELLWRSGQERFIGLEISEAENADGSVTELSRKEILTQEASHKVLAELKKLTVAAWKEKIEKENWSGRYLTEAVQTLLVKMRLAAKLYPEYGLPEFNDEDMELIFDEFTDGKFLLKDIDENRYRNIVEEYFGKSMLAWLGKTFPDHFVLPNGKRARYSYQEVATDETLGGQAVQSAEGVLVEISARIEDFMQMRGEHRIADSKLKVRYDILAPNFRTIQKTWDLTGFWQNTYAEVRKELRGRYPKHPWPEKVSEL, translated from the coding sequence ATGACATACAACGACCTCGCATTAGCCGAAGAAGAAAGCAAGCTCACCGCGGCTCTCAAAGAGTCCCGCGACTTGCTGATTGAAGCTCCTACGGGCTCGGGCAAGTCCCTGTTTATCCCCTACTTCTTGAGCAAGCACTGCAAGGGCCGCGTCGTGGTGTTGCAGCCCCGTCGGATTGCGGCCCTCGCCCTCGCCCAGTTTTCTGCAAAGCTCCACGGCGAGCCCTGCGGCAAGACCGTCGGTTACCAGTTCCGGCAAGAAAGCTGCAAGAGCGCAGACACGCGGATTCTGTTCCAGACCTACGGAAACTTTCTGCAGGAACTTCTGCACGGCAAGCTGGACGCCGACTGGGTAGTGTTTGACGAATACCACGAGCGCAAGGCGGATATGGACCTGCTGTTCGGGTATTTTATGAACAGGAGATCCCCGGTCAAGCCGGGGATGACAGCGACTCGTGTCGCTGTCATGTCGGCGGCGCTGAACCGCGACGAACTGGAAGCGGTTCTCGGCGTCAAGTGCCTGAGCCTCGGCCATCCGCTGTACCCCGTGCAGATTATCAACCAGACGCCCGCCACAGGAACCTCCCTGGTTTCGGGAGTTGGCCTTGACGCCGAAGTGGTGCGGGCGCTCAAGACGCTCTACCGCAATGGCATCTGGCAGACCACCCTGGTATTCCTCCCAGGCAAGGCCGAAATCGCCCGCTGCCACAGCGCCGCCGCCGAAACGCTGGGCAACAACTGCGCAGAATTCCTGGAACTGTACGGCGGACAGGACCGGGAAACCCAGGACCGAATTTTCGAAGTCACGGAACGGCCCCGCGTCATTTTTACCACCAACATCGCCGAAACCTCCATCACAGTGCCCAATGTGACGGGCGTGGTGGACAGCGGTATTGAACGGGTGAGCCTCTACGACGACAGCGAGAAGGTGAACGTACTCCGTACGCTGCCCATCTCCATGCAGAACGCCATCCAGAGAAGCGGCCGCAGCGGCCGTACGCAAAACGGCTGCGCCATCCGACTCTGGAGCGAGGAATCCGAAAAGCGGATGCCCAGGGGAATCGTGCCCGAGGTGCTGCAGATTGAACCGTCGGAACTGATTCTGCAAAAGGCGGCACTGGAATTAGACGAAAGACGAGAGACGAGAGACGAGAGAATCGCGGGTATTGAGTTGCCGACCCCAATTCCGGAGGCACGGGAAAAGACGGCGACGGCGATGCTCCATAATTTCGGCATGCTCCAGGACGGAGCCATTACGGAACTTGGCCTCAGGGCCATCCGCACGCCGGTTTCAAGCATTCCCCTCGCACTGCTGCTGGCTTCTGCCCGGAGCAAGGCGGAACTTCCGGACTTGTTGCTGGCCGCCCTCGCCTGGATTCACTCCGGCACGGAATTCCTGCAAAAGTCCAAGGTGGCCTACGACGTGATGACCCTTGCCGCCGACACGCTTTCCAAGGCGGTAAACGTTCCGCGAGAAGTGAGCTTTACGCTCAGGCAGTTGCGGGAGTACCGGGAGAGTTTAGGAAAGGAGATCCCCGCCTGCGCGGGGATGACAGCGCCTAAGGAGCGGGGCGTTGCGGGGCCGGCGACTGAGGCCCCGCTGGAGGGGGTAGCGGATGCCGCGAGCGGCAGAAGCGAGGGGGAGACCTCCCCCACCCCTATCAAAAAATTTGTCGCCCAAAGGCTCCTCAAGGCGTTCCCCGACAGGCTCGCCACCCCAAGCGGGTCGGCCTACAAGCTTTCTAACCAGAACATCATCCGCCTGCAGGTGGCAGAACCGCCCTACGCCATTCTGGCCCTTTCCATGCTGCGGGCGGGAGGCGGGAGCAAGTCCGAACTCAAGGTGAACCTGTACGCCGCCATCGGCAAGGAACTGCTGGAAAGCGACGATACAAAGACGCGATACGAGCTGCTGTGGCGCAGCGGGCAAGAACGTTTCATCGGTTTGGAAATCAGCGAGGCGGAAAACGCCGACGGAAGCGTCACCGAACTTTCCCGAAAAGAGATTCTCACCCAGGAGGCTTCGCACAAGGTTCTCGCCGAACTGAAAAAGCTCACCGTGGCCGCCTGGAAAGAAAAAATCGAGAAGGAAAACTGGAGCGGGCGCTACCTCACGGAGGCCGTGCAGACCCTGCTGGTGAAAATGCGCCTGGCCGCAAAGCTCTACCCCGAATACGGCCTGCCGGAATTCAACGACGAGGACATGGAGCTGATTTTCGACGAGTTCACCGACGGGAAATTTCTGCTGAAGGACATCGACGAGAACCGTTACAGGAACATCGTGGAGGAATATTTCGGGAAGTCCATGCTGGCCTGGCTGGGCAAGACCTTCCCAGACCACTTTGTGCTGCCGAACGGCAAGCGGGCCCGTTACAGTTACCAGGAGGTGGCCACCGACGAGACGCTGGGCGGACAGGCCGTGCAGAGCGCCGAGGGAGTGCTGGTGGAAATTTCAGCCCGCATCGAGGACTTCATGCAGATGCGGGGCGAACACAGAATCGCCGACAGCAAACTGAAGGTCCGCTACGACATTCTGGCACCGAATTTTCGCACCATACAGAAAACCTGGGACCTGACGGGGTTCTGGCAGAACACCTACGCCGAAGTGCGCAAGGAACTGCGTGGCCGCTACCCCAAGCACCCCTGGCCGGAAAAGGTGAGTGAGTTATGA